Genomic segment of Syntrophus gentianae:
AACCCGGCATCAACCTTCGTCACGGCGCCGGCCTTTGCATTTTCCACAGCCGGGAAGACATTGGGCCGCAGAGAAGCCATCTGCGGGAATGCGGAGATCACCACTTCACCGAAGCATTTTCCTGCGTACATCGGACGAATGGCTACCATCTTGCCGTCAGCAATTTTCACATCCGTGCAATCCGTGGCCAACCCAGTGGCCAGCTTGCCGGTCAGGCGTGCGGCCAGGTCCTTGCCCTGTGCCGTGGCACCGAAGAGCAGAATCGCCGGATCGTTTTCTTTGACGATTTTTTCTACTGCTGCTGCATAGGCATCGGTCGTATAGGGTTCCAGGGCGGCATCATCCGCCACGAAAACCTTATCCACACCGTATTTTCCCAGTTCGCCGGCAATTCCTTCCACACCTGATCCCAATACGATCGCGCCGACTTCATCACCCAGCTCATCCGCCAGCTTCCGGGCAGTGCTCGCAAGTTCAAACGAAATCTTGCGGAAGGCGCCGTCCCTCTGCTCTGCTACTATAAATACACCTTTTGCCATGTTAATTTTCCTCCGCTAATCAATAATTAGATGACCTTCGCCTCTTCTCTCAGCAGTTTGGCCAGTTCTGCAGCCTTTGCCGCCGGTTCGTCACCGCTGATGATCTTTCCAGGAGGTCTGGCCGGAGGCGGCACCATTTTGGCGACCTTGGACTTTGATTCTACACTCACGCCCAGGTCGGCCGCTTTTTTCACGTCGACCGGCTTCTTCTTGGCCTTCATGATGCCGGGCAGCGAGGCATAGCGGGGTTCGTTCAAGCCTTTCTGCGCCGTAACCACGGCCGGCAGGGCGGCTTCAATGACAAAATTTGCGCCTTCCACCGGACGGACAACCTTTACGGTCTTCCCATCTGATTCCGCCTTCGTGACAACCGTCAACTGGGGAAGATCAAGCATATCCGCCAGAATAGCCGCTACCTGGCCGGAGTCATCATCAATGGCCCGCTGACCGCAGAAAATGACGTCATAGGGGATCGTCTTGATCGCCGCAGCCAGCACGGAGGCGGTGGCATAGGCATCAGCCCCGTCATAAGACGGATCATCGATATGGATACCCTTGTCGGCGCCCATCGCCAAGGCGGTACGGATGGATTCCATCGCTCTTGCCGGTCCAAAGGTTACGATGGTGACGTCCCCGCCGAACTTCTCTTTGTATTTTAAAGCTTCTTCCACGCCGAATTCATCATAGGGGTTCATGACCCACTTGATGCCGGATTCATCAATGCCTGAACCGTCCGGCTTTACCTTGATCTGTGCTTCCGTATCCGGAACCTGCTTTACACATGCAACAATATTCACATGTCCTCCTTCCGGGATGCTCTCACACCGAACCAATTTTCCGGGATGCGCATCCAACCTCAAATTTTTTCTGTTATAGCGTCCGGCGCAACCCCTTCAAAAGGGCTGCGCCGGTCGTTACCTCAAATTACAGTCTGTTCTTGATCAGATCATCGACAACGGCGGGATCGGCCAGCGTGCTGGTGTCGCCCAGGTCGTTGAGCTCATTGGCGGCAACCTTCTTCAGGATGCGCCTCATGATCTTGCCGCTTCTCGTCTTGGGAAGACCATCCGCCCACTGAATCTTCTCGGGGGTGGCGATCGGCCCGATGTTGGTTCGGA
This window contains:
- a CDS encoding electron transfer flavoprotein subunit alpha/FixB family protein, translating into MAKGVFIVAEQRDGAFRKISFELASTARKLADELGDEVGAIVLGSGVEGIAGELGKYGVDKVFVADDAALEPYTTDAYAAAVEKIVKENDPAILLFGATAQGKDLAARLTGKLATGLATDCTDVKIADGKMVAIRPMYAGKCFGEVVISAFPQMASLRPNVFPAVENAKAGAVTKVDAGLGAVAMKTKVVEVQKDTSGKIDLTEANVIVSGGRGMGGPEGYSILEELANILGATVGASRAAVDSGWRPQTDQVGQTGKVVSPNLYVACGISGAIQHLAGMSSSKYIVAVNKDPEAPIFAKADYGIVDDLFKLVPELAKECKKLLG
- a CDS encoding electron transfer flavoprotein subunit beta/FixA family protein translates to MNIVACVKQVPDTEAQIKVKPDGSGIDESGIKWVMNPYDEFGVEEALKYKEKFGGDVTIVTFGPARAMESIRTALAMGADKGIHIDDPSYDGADAYATASVLAAAIKTIPYDVIFCGQRAIDDDSGQVAAILADMLDLPQLTVVTKAESDGKTVKVVRPVEGANFVIEAALPAVVTAQKGLNEPRYASLPGIMKAKKKPVDVKKAADLGVSVESKSKVAKMVPPPARPPGKIISGDEPAAKAAELAKLLREEAKVI